The Lactuca sativa cultivar Salinas chromosome 2, Lsat_Salinas_v11, whole genome shotgun sequence genome includes a window with the following:
- the LOC128132422 gene encoding protein ALP1-like — protein sequence MLGSLDCLNCAWENCPTAYHVQFTRGNHGHPTVILEAVASQDMRIWHAFFGSPGSINDINILNRSPIFNNIYDGSAPDSSFQVRGTPYKYGYYLVDGIYPEYVVFVKSFIAPHGSRRKKFKRAQERARKDVERAFGALKKRWFILKKPAAYLGEEKLQEIMYTCLILHNMIIEDEGRAICAFDEEETIPETQPIEIGGEEYINKRAEIFCTETFHNLRNDLVEHIYEVQIINLNLDQPDDPEDEFSEKDFM from the coding sequence ATGCTAGGAAGCTTAGATTGTCTCAATTGCGCATGGGAAAATTGCCCTACAGCATATCATGTGCAATTTACCCGAGGTAATCATGGTCACCCAACAGTCATACTTGAAGCAGTTGCATCACAAGATATGAGGATTTGGCATGCTTTTTTTGGTTCTCCTGGTTCGATTAACGACATCAACATTCTTAATCGTTCACCAATATTTAACAACATATACGATGGATCCGCACCAGATTCTTCTTTTCAAGTGCGTGGAACGCCATATAAGTATGGTTATTATCTGGTCGATGGAATCTATCCTGAGTATGTTGTGTTTGTTAAATCGTTTATAGCTCCACATGGTTCTAGACGAAAGAAATTCAAGAGAGCTCAAGAAAGAGCTAGGAAGGATGTTGAACGTGCTTTTGGAGCTCTGAAGAAACGGTGGTTCATATTGAAAAAACCAGCAGCTTATTTAGGCGAGGAAAAACTTCAAGAAATCATGTATACATGTCTTATATTGCATAACATGATTATTGAAGACGAAGGAAGAGCGATATGTGCGTTTGACGAGGAAGAAACCATACCAGAGACACAGCCAATAGAAATTGGTGGGGAAGAGTATATAAACAAGAGAGCAGAGATATTTTGTACTGAAACATTTCACAATCTTCGCAATGACTTGGTGGAACACATTTACGAGGTTCAAATCATTAACCTTAATTTGGATCAACCGGATGACCCCGAAGACGAGTTCTCGGAGAAGGACTTTATGTAG